A window of Brachybacterium fresconis contains these coding sequences:
- a CDS encoding ATP-binding protein, translating to MWQRVLQATIITVVLAVLLLGIPLGWSWLQLAKQRLSAEATDILDTVRVASDARLSEGRPLDEALLQGIVDEQTDLNIAISVTTREGDTITAGDPPGSDPLSVSGRGAEQQEIVVDIPQSDVRAHTASAWVIIVVAGLSALSVGASVALWQAQRISMPLARLNRRAEEMGSGRARGPWNPSGITEIDDVAEELIRSGAMLTERLEAESQLASNASHQLRTPLTALSMRLDEILATSSEEWVREEARISLEQIDRLTEVVHDLINAPRSSQRRTPGVVELRSVLTQQSEEWSPAYRRAHRELRIQVPRSAAVWGSNGPLTQVVATLLENALTHGDGRTTVKVRRNEHSTVVEVTDEGGGIDPELGTRIFERSISGRSSSGTGVGLALARTLVEDDGGRLELLTETPATFGVFLISAPGEDVDDPEPVEDPPSEAGDDLESLPQGSVVRRRPRSRA from the coding sequence GTGTGGCAACGCGTCCTGCAGGCCACGATCATCACCGTGGTCCTCGCGGTGCTGCTGCTGGGCATACCGCTGGGCTGGTCCTGGCTGCAGCTGGCGAAGCAGCGGCTCTCCGCCGAGGCCACCGACATCCTCGACACCGTGCGGGTCGCCAGCGACGCGCGCCTGAGTGAGGGCAGGCCGCTGGACGAGGCGCTGCTGCAGGGCATCGTCGACGAGCAGACCGACCTGAACATCGCCATCTCGGTGACCACGCGCGAGGGCGACACCATCACGGCGGGCGATCCTCCCGGGAGCGACCCGCTCTCGGTCAGCGGTCGCGGAGCCGAGCAGCAGGAGATCGTGGTGGACATCCCGCAGTCCGACGTCCGGGCGCACACCGCCAGCGCCTGGGTGATCATCGTCGTCGCGGGGCTCTCGGCGCTCTCCGTGGGCGCCTCCGTCGCCCTGTGGCAGGCACAACGGATCTCGATGCCGCTGGCCCGGCTGAACCGCCGGGCGGAGGAGATGGGGTCCGGTCGCGCCCGCGGCCCCTGGAACCCCTCGGGGATCACGGAGATCGACGATGTCGCCGAGGAGCTGATCCGCTCCGGCGCGATGCTCACCGAGCGGCTCGAGGCCGAGAGCCAGCTCGCCTCCAACGCGTCCCATCAGCTGCGCACCCCGCTGACGGCACTGTCCATGCGACTGGACGAGATCCTCGCGACCAGCTCCGAGGAGTGGGTGCGCGAGGAGGCCCGCATCTCCCTGGAGCAGATCGACCGCCTCACCGAGGTGGTCCACGACCTCATCAACGCCCCTCGCTCCTCGCAGCGCCGCACCCCCGGCGTGGTCGAGCTGCGCTCGGTGCTGACCCAGCAGAGCGAGGAGTGGTCGCCGGCCTACCGCCGTGCCCACCGCGAGCTGCGCATCCAGGTGCCGCGCAGCGCCGCCGTGTGGGGGTCGAACGGTCCGCTCACCCAGGTCGTGGCCACGCTCCTCGAGAACGCGCTGACGCACGGCGACGGCCGCACCACGGTGAAGGTGCGGCGCAACGAGCACTCCACGGTGGTGGAGGTGACCGACGAGGGCGGCGGGATCGATCCGGAGCTCGGCACCCGCATCTTCGAGCGCTCCATCTCCGGGCGCAGCTCCTCGGGCACCGGCGTCGGCCTGGCCCTGGCCCGCACCCTGGTCGAGGACGACGGCGGACGCCTCGAGCTGCTCACCGAGACTCCCGCGACCTTCGGCGTGTTCCTCATCTCCGCCCCCGGGGAGGACGTCGACGATCCGGAGCCCGTCGAGGATCCACCGAGCGAGGCGGGCGACGACCTCGAGAGCCTCCCGCAGGGGTCCGTGGTCCGTCGCCGCCCGCGCTCCCGGGCCTGA
- a CDS encoding response regulator transcription factor gives MTRLLLVEDDSAIAEPLSRALDREGYTVTRASRGMDALAIAAAGDPIDFVILDLGLPDLDGLEVARRLRKGGLESPILILTARADEVDAVVGLDAGADDYVTKPFRLGELQARIRALMRRTQAVEESGDAFDVNGVTLDVSARRAYVDGEELSLSAKEYDLLTVLVRESGSVVTRDDLMREVWGAEWWGSTKTLDMHVSWLRRKLGDDATNPRRITTVRGVGFRFETGAES, from the coding sequence GTGACACGACTGCTTCTCGTCGAGGACGACTCGGCCATCGCTGAACCTCTCTCCCGCGCGCTGGACCGCGAGGGGTACACCGTCACGCGCGCCTCGCGCGGGATGGATGCGCTCGCGATCGCGGCCGCAGGGGACCCGATCGATTTCGTGATCCTCGATCTCGGCCTGCCCGATCTGGACGGTCTCGAGGTCGCCCGCCGTCTGCGCAAGGGGGGTCTCGAATCGCCGATCCTGATCCTCACCGCCCGGGCCGACGAGGTCGATGCGGTGGTCGGGCTCGATGCCGGCGCCGACGACTACGTGACCAAACCCTTCCGGCTCGGCGAGCTGCAAGCCCGCATCCGGGCCCTGATGCGGCGCACGCAGGCGGTGGAGGAATCCGGCGATGCCTTCGACGTCAACGGCGTGACCCTCGACGTCTCCGCCCGCCGCGCCTACGTCGACGGCGAGGAGCTGAGCCTGTCGGCCAAGGAGTACGACCTGCTGACCGTGCTGGTGCGCGAGTCCGGCAGCGTCGTCACCCGCGACGACCTCATGCGTGAGGTCTGGGGCGCCGAGTGGTGGGGCTCGACCAAGACCCTCGACATGCATGTCTCCTGGCTGCGCCGGAAGCTCGGCGACGACGCCACCAACCCGCGCCGGATCACGACCGTCCGGGGCGTCGGCTTCCGCTTCGAGACCGGGGCGGAGAGCTGA
- a CDS encoding adenylate/guanylate cyclase domain-containing protein, translated as MQTPLDDQEILDLNRRFAEVRRSVGALEKVLLQGPRKFSRRDLAQQQDIPERLASVYWRSLGFSPVDEDTVVFTEEDAYSIGDLSAIVEDGVLSERAFASITRGLGFHMGRLAMWITEALVDEAKHADGADDAEARQQMLDEIPELLETLESQVMFAFRRQLAAYAARAGSEVLHRDTDELFPLQRAVGFADLVQFTRLAQDLSGSELADVVGRFEAVSRDLISVGGGRVVKTVGDEIMFLADTPEDGAQIAVSLAEAITADSQLPPIRVGLSWGSMFSRYGDVFGPKVNLAARMESVARPGAVMVDAETAESITQALPGGFSLSEGEDVELHGIGTVRINEMRRDRSAPLDLGL; from the coding sequence GTGCAGACTCCGCTCGACGACCAGGAGATCCTCGACCTCAATCGTCGCTTCGCGGAGGTGCGCCGCAGCGTCGGGGCGCTGGAGAAGGTGCTGCTGCAGGGGCCCCGCAAGTTCTCGCGCCGGGACCTCGCCCAGCAGCAGGACATCCCGGAGCGGCTGGCCTCGGTGTACTGGCGCTCGCTGGGCTTCAGCCCGGTCGACGAGGACACCGTGGTGTTCACCGAGGAGGACGCCTACTCGATCGGCGACCTCTCCGCGATCGTCGAGGACGGGGTGCTCTCCGAGCGTGCCTTCGCCAGCATCACCCGCGGGCTGGGCTTCCACATGGGGCGGCTGGCCATGTGGATCACCGAGGCGCTGGTCGACGAGGCCAAGCACGCCGACGGGGCCGACGACGCCGAAGCCCGCCAGCAGATGCTCGATGAGATCCCCGAGCTGCTCGAGACCCTCGAGTCCCAGGTCATGTTCGCCTTCCGCCGGCAGCTCGCCGCGTACGCCGCGCGCGCGGGCTCCGAGGTGCTCCACCGCGACACCGATGAGCTGTTCCCGCTGCAGCGGGCCGTCGGATTCGCGGACCTGGTGCAGTTCACGCGGCTGGCCCAGGACCTCTCCGGCAGCGAGCTGGCCGACGTCGTCGGTCGTTTCGAGGCGGTGAGCCGCGACCTCATCTCCGTCGGCGGCGGCCGCGTGGTCAAGACGGTCGGCGACGAGATCATGTTCCTGGCGGACACGCCCGAGGACGGTGCGCAGATCGCCGTCAGCCTCGCCGAGGCCATCACCGCCGATTCCCAGCTGCCTCCCATCCGGGTGGGCCTGTCCTGGGGATCGATGTTCTCCCGGTACGGTGACGTCTTCGGGCCCAAGGTCAACCTCGCCGCCCGGATGGAATCGGTGGCGCGGCCGGGAGCGGTCATGGTCGATGCCGAGACCGCCGAGTCCATCACCCAGGCGCTGCCGGGGGGCTTCTCCCTCAGCGAGGGCGAGGACGTGGAGCTCCACGGCATCGGGACGGTGCGGATCAACGAGATGCGCCGCGACCGCTCGGCGCCGCTCGACCTGGGTCTGTGA
- a CDS encoding biotin--[acetyl-CoA-carboxylase] ligase gives MARSDAGPGVDPGSTVVPGSEGVPDSEGVPDLGVLPSPTIRRRARVPSTQDEAARLLDDGQEAPFVVATGEQTAGRGRLGRRFASPAGGNVYLTYAHRTSLAPQQRTWIPLAAGLAALEAVTAAVGAQGPVLGLKWPNDLHTADGRKLGGILVEGRGSDLVLIGIGLNVQGPVRDGDGAEVPDAAWLLGDGGIRRDGEVRDGGGLDGGVREGATDVDQLRRRIEQHLVQALAAELATLESTTGDADAAGLAHRYTMTCLTLGRSVRVDPLGSVGAGGAPSPSLHGTARAVDVHGRLVVDLETGGRRAVDVGDVRHVRPGGTARPATGAAGGAEQEEHGT, from the coding sequence GTGGCGCGATCCGATGCCGGCCCCGGGGTCGATCCCGGTTCGACGGTCGTCCCCGGCTCCGAGGGCGTCCCCGATTCCGAGGGTGTCCCCGATCTCGGGGTGCTCCCGAGCCCCACGATCCGTCGCCGGGCGCGCGTGCCCTCGACCCAGGACGAGGCGGCTCGGCTCCTGGATGACGGGCAGGAGGCGCCCTTCGTGGTCGCCACCGGCGAGCAGACCGCCGGACGCGGTCGGCTCGGCCGACGCTTCGCGAGCCCGGCCGGGGGCAATGTGTACCTGACCTATGCCCACCGCACCTCTCTCGCCCCGCAGCAGCGCACCTGGATCCCGCTGGCTGCGGGGCTCGCCGCACTCGAGGCCGTCACGGCCGCGGTCGGGGCGCAGGGCCCGGTGCTGGGTCTGAAATGGCCCAACGACCTCCATACCGCCGACGGTCGGAAGCTCGGCGGGATCCTGGTCGAGGGGCGGGGGAGCGATCTCGTGCTGATCGGGATCGGGCTGAACGTGCAGGGACCGGTCCGCGATGGGGACGGCGCGGAGGTTCCGGACGCGGCCTGGCTGCTCGGCGACGGCGGGATCCGTCGCGACGGCGAAGTCCGCGACGGCGGAGGCCTCGACGGAGGGGTTCGCGAGGGGGCGACCGACGTCGATCAGCTGCGACGACGGATCGAGCAGCACCTCGTGCAGGCGCTCGCCGCCGAGCTGGCGACGCTGGAGTCCACGACGGGAGACGCGGACGCAGCAGGGCTGGCACACCGTTACACTATGACGTGCCTCACACTCGGACGGTCGGTGCGGGTCGATCCGCTGGGATCGGTCGGGGCGGGCGGAGCACCGTCTCCCTCGCTGCACGGCACCGCCCGGGCTGTCGACGTGCACGGCCGCCTGGTGGTGGACCTCGAGACCGGGGGCCGCCGGGCCGTGGACGTCGGCGATGTGAGGCATGTGAGGCCGGGCGGAACCGCTCGGCCCGCGACGGGCGCCGCGGGCGGCGCTGAACAGGAGGAGCACGGCACGTGA